The DNA region GGTGACAGTTGCCTGATTAATCCAATCCTTTGTGATGTTGTTGGTTCCTGCAACGGATTGCTTTGTGTGGTTTGTTATTCTGCCACAAATGGAGTGCTCAATCTGCTTTCAACGTTTGAGTTCTTTTTATGGAACCCAGCAACAAGGACAATGTCTGAAAATTTAGGGTTTTTTGGGGACTATGAGCCTGTGTTTGGCCCTTTCAAGTTCAGTTTTGGTTGTGATTGTTTTACAGGAACCTACAAGGTAGTTCTACTTCATACAGAACGAAATGAAGACAGAAAGAGTGACGACGATATGTGGATAAGCAAGGTGAGAGTTTTCAGTTTGGGTGATAATTGTTGGAGATTTATTCAAGGTTTTCCTTTGGCTCCTCTTATTTGGAGCTATGGTGTGCATTTGAGTGGAACTGTTAATTGGTTAGCTATTCGCGGGGCATTCATGTCGATGTATGATGGAGAAATATTTAGAGCTTCGGTTCCGGTTAAACAATTGGAGATTGTTTCGCTTGATCTTTCGACGGAGACAAACACACAGTTTTTGCTTCCAGAGGGTTTTGTTGAGCTGCCGTGCGTTGAGCCATATCTCTGTGTTATAATGGACTGCCTTTGTTTTTCGCACGATTTTAATAAAACTGAATTTGTTATATGGCAGATGAAGGAGTTTGGAGTTCAAGAGTCTTGGACTCAGTTATTCAGAATTGAATACTTTAATCTTCAAATGAATAACCCTCCAATGGAAGATGACTTTGTTTATCTTGAATACATGAAATGTGATGTTCCATTGTTGCCATTGTACGTTTCTAAGGATGGAGATACATTGATATTAGCACATGATGAAATTGACAACGCAGTTATCTATAATCAGAGGGATAAGAGAGTACAGAGAAGTATAAATTCCAATGAAATATGCTGGCTTTCGGCCATTGATTATGTTGAAAGCTTGGTGTCAACTCATTGGAAGTAAGTTCTTTTGAATCTATCATGTTATATTAACATGTGTGATGCCTTAGGTTGATTATACTGTATAAAGATTATCTATTGCTCATTGTTTACTGTTCGGAAATCTACTAGATTGAATGAGTTTTTATATCATATAGATGGTGATTCTCACAAAAGAAGGTTTATTCTCTCTTGCATATTGCACCTATAGATCTGATATGAGGACAAGAAAAACCACAATTATTTAAATCTTCTAACCTTAGTAGTTTCATTTACAAATTTTACAGTTAATTCAACACAGTGATCTAAATACAGTGTTTAGAGCTCAGCAATTGCTTTGTTTTTCAAgatatatatttatttgtgtCTATTGGATATTCTTCTTGTCCTAAATTTATTCACCCAGTCCCTACTTCAAGCACATCCATGCTAATTTTGAACGTGACGCGGCCCTACTAAGGCCTATGTGACATTACTTGATACATGGCATTGTGGTCGAAGCTAACTTTTTTGTTTACAAATGGGTATGGCTGCACTTTTTATCATTCATGCATTCTTTTTTTTCCCTTTGGTGTTTTTTCTAGTCTAATGGGTATTTATTTAATTATAGATCTGGAGTTGGAGTTGGAGTTGGAGTTGGAGTTGGAGATGGAGATGAAAATGAAGACAAAGGAAATTTGTAATTGGAGGATGAAGATCAACTAAATGACATTGATCTTTGATTTGATGGACGGACTGATTTGTAATAGATTGTGAATATGTACTATGATCATAGCTCAAGAAGGAAGTAGGGAATAATAGTGTTCATTTTTTTTCCATCTATTTGACTTTATTTGAGAGGACGAAAACATGAACTTCATTGTTTGTACACCCAACCACATTTTTTGTCATTTTGGTTTATCAGTTTATGAAATGGAACTTTAGTTTTCTTGAAGTTGATATaacacataagctcatatattAGCTTTTGCAAATTATTGTCCACTTGCTCTGTGAATGTTAGTTTTGTTGTTTCTTTGAATATTGTGGCATGTTGGAGTCACTTATTCCTAAAGACATTAGCTGGCTTCTCTTGACAAGGTGGATAATCCCTCAAGTTTAACAAATCTTCTATGGTATGTAGTTCAGCTCTTGTGCTTCCAATTGAACCATTGTGGGTTATGTATACTGATTCCTAATTTTTGCATACTATGTATCGATGATAGAGTTCAAAGTGGTTTTCACAACATTTGTGAACTCTCGTATCTTTGTAGAATATGTTTACACTTTGACACTACTTTGCTTCTTATTCTAATTGTAAATTTACTGGTATTCTGTTTTTGCTTAATTTGATTTCATTTTGTTACTATAAGAAAAGAGTATTGTGGTTCTCTCTGACAGACAGAACTCTTGTACAATTTTGATAGAAGATGTTTTATTTCTTGTCATAGCCCTCATATCATAAGCCAATGATTGAAATGAACTCTCTCTACAAGTTTACCATTCGTTGTATTGTATCTCATGTGTATTGTGAGATTTTTCTTATATCTGATGCAAAATGTTTGCAGACTTAACTGTGTTCAGTATTTGAATGTGCTTTTTTTTGTTATTGTTTAAGGATTATGAAAAACATATAATGTTTTATAGACCATATTGCTTTATAGACTATCAACAATATGTGCGAAGGAGTTCTGTCTGGTAGGAGGGCACATGGTCTAGATATATAtgaatttttttcttcataaTAATAGGATTGGATTAAAGTTCAACCTTAAATcactatttttttttaaatttagtTTCGAATATAATTATGGAATCTATCTAAAAATTAGACTTGGGATGTAAGTTTGTTTTGCTAATAATACATTGATACTTAGAGAAAAGAATAGACAATTTTTAAAAGCATGTGAGCATCATCAAGATAAAATATAAAAGTGTAATTTTAATAAAAAGCAAAAAGTTTTAATTTAAAGGTGAAAATTGGAGATGATATTATACTTCACGTTTTTCAATTTAAATATCTTGATGGTATAATACAAAGAGATAAAGAAGttgaaaaaaatatttaaaatattgAATTCAAACTCTTATTGAAAATGAGAAGAGTCTCTTGTGTTTTTATGTGATATAGAAATGTCATTTAAATGAAAGAAATTTTTCTATCAAACAATTATTAGATCAATAATGTTgtaaaaatgaataaaataaaactaaaaataagaataatgttgagaatgtatcaagtgtgagtagtgtgaATAATAGTCTCACATTGATTGAAAATGTGGAGACTTGAATATTTTTTAAGTAAGATAACCGACTCATCTATCACTTTAaaattttggatgaatatgtgaTGTGTCTCTCACAAATATGTTGTTCTAAAATAGTAAATACTACAAAGTTCAATAATACTAATGAAAAACTCCGCtaacaaataattaaaaaaaatgttGGAAGTTGAAACATAGGTGATTTGACCTCGTAGATAGAATATATCATCTTTGGATTATATTGTACATAGAATAGATCGATATAATAGAGTACACAATCcactaaaaaataaaaagaacttaaaataaatactaaaaaaaagattttaatattaataaattGGATAAAGACATACTATAATTATAATTAATATCATGACGTTGTTTGATTCATATTGCTGATATTACAAGGTTTGATTGTTATTATTCTGTATTCCTTATTATATTGCTTTAGAAATTTGAATACTGTCGTTAGCAAAGgtgcattttggtattttttatttggttgaaaaaaaaacaaatttctTATCTTTCCAATAACATGTTTTTATTAGTTGTTATTTGAACTTATTGTGGTTGGGTTTTATCATACACAAGTAGTACATACATGCCAGATATAATAGAAAGCAATATGGATATGATCAAGATTAAAAGACAACTTGAGTAGCCATATATTTTTAAATGTTTGTTATTTAAATATTGATTTTGCACAAAATTTGTAATTATAATAATGGATTTTGATATCAAATATCAACCCttctattttttaatttaattaattaatttatttgaTATTAATTTATTCAAAAACATAACAATTAAGATTTTTTTACTcaataagaaaataaattaagttgtatactattttatttaatttatggAAATTGTTAACTTCAATTCAATTACTCAAAATATCAATTGAAACTCATTTGGACATAATATGCAAATAGTGATTAATCTTTTAATGATGCCTACAATTGTATTAAGAGGAACCACATTAAGCTTTTTTAAACAAAATTTAGTTGACATCTCTACATACCTCTTTCCAAGTCTTTAGTGACTTGTAAGCTAATACATGATGTTATTACAACAGAAGACTACCCGATTCAAAGGAGGAACACATGTGACTTCTAGGCGTTATCTCTGCAATCATGACTTGGAAACTGCAGTTCACTTATTTCATAGTTGTAGGTATACCTTAGTTTTCTAGTATTGAATGAAGCGCTTGTTTGACATGAACATTGATAACCCTGTTATAGAAGCTTATTCAAACTTGTTGGTAGAAGTTAAAACTCTCATTTTCAGTATATGATCATGACTCTCATCATAATAACTCTTTGAAAAACTTGACACACAAGAACTGATATGAGGTTTTAATATGGTAAAATTGATTTTGATAGATACATTTTTCATGTTAAACAATTGATATACATGACATCTACTTCTTTTAAGGCGCACATGCATTCTTAAATTCACTAGTTTACAATTATTAAATACCCTGACATCAAATGTTGACCTCTACCCGCAACTAGAATCATGCAAGTTAATTGGTGCTTTGCTAGTTATAATTGGATTAAGTGCAACATAAATGGAGCTTCAAGAGGAAATCATGGAATATTAACTTGTGGTGACATATTTAGAGATAATTTAAGAACATTCTTGAGAGTTTTTCAGCTAAGATTGAAGTTTGCAACTTATTTTTAGCTGAATTGCATAGAGTCATGCTTGTTATCAAATATGCTAACAAGAGGAATTAGATGAATATTTGACTTGAAATGAACTCAATGCTGGGCATTTTTATATTTTCTAATGTGAATATTGTTCATTGACATCTTTTACCTAAATGGAAGAATACATTACACAATATATGTTCCTTTAGATTCAAGATATCTCACGTTTTAGAGAGAAAAATGCATGTGCAAATAGATTAGCTAATGcatattttttaaattgattatGACACTTGGTGGAATTCACTTTCAATTTATGCTTTTGAATATTTTTTGAGGGATAGGATCGACATGTCCAACTATTATTTTTTTTGTAACGACTTGATGAGCTAGGTTTTATGTATTGGACATGTGACTTTTAAATACATGAGGGGGAGGGGATCAATTTTGGAGGTTTGAATAACATTGGTTAAAAATAGAATCTTTATGAAAATCAGAGTTTAAAAACATTTGTAAAACAAACAACAAATACATAACGGAAAACAGAAAGAGATGAAAAACTAGAAGAAGTAATATAACTAAAAAAGTAAAAGAGATAGGAGTTGCGAGAATTGCATAAGGATTTATACAAGTCCGACCTAATAATTTTCCATACTCTTGTCCCCAAGAATTTATTTTTGAGAGTTTTCAATATGTCTTTTGTGAGCTTTTAATAGATTTATCCATTAATCTTCTTAAAAATAAACTTGGAGATTTCCACGTGATATCCTCCGACCCAAACAAAGATTTTGCACAAGTTGATCTCGAACTAGAGTGGAATTTTAAATTATGTATGCTCCAAAGTGACCGATGTTTTATAAAGGTTGAATTTTCGAACCAAACCAATATTTTATATAGGCTAATTTTGAATCAAGATGTGATTTTACACACATTGATCTCGAACTAAAAAAGATTTTATACTGGGATGAGCGCAAGAAACTTTATGGAGATTTTGAAGGCTGATATTCACGAACCAAAAGAGTGTTTTTTGCAGGCGAAACACACGAACCAAATGGAAACTTCCTAAGATAATCCCCAAACCAAACAAGAGCTTTTACTTGTTTGGATTGCAACCAAATAACTTCTTATAAAAGGATACTTTACTAAGAGATAATATACTCTTAGTAAATTACAATTATACCCTCACCCACAAAAATTATCCTCACTTAGAGATAAGAATACTCGCAAAGCACTAAGGCAAGATATGCATGATAAAAGAGAGATTTATAGAAAAGATGAGAAAGTGGGATCAAAGATCGCTTCCTAAGTAATTTGAAATGAAAGAGGAGCCTTATACTTATAGGCTAAAATGCGGTTTAAATTTGGAAACAATCCATGGGTGAATTAATTGCCATAATCGATTAGGATAATTGATTATCACACATACACAATTGATTCTTCATGCTACAAATAGAAGGTTTTGATATTTAATCGTTACCAATCATTAATAGACTTTCCCAATCGATTGTAGATGTTATAAGATAAAAACAATCGATTGGATCTATAGGGATTATACAATTGTAAAAAAGATTCTAATTGCTCAAGCAATCGCTTAATCAGCTAGCTAGGACTTAAACTCATTTTCAGGTGGGTTTAACAAAATTAGAGAGGGTTTTCAATGGTTTTTAGTATTTCTGTATGATTTTTCCTTAGTAGTTCTAGAAATAACCTTGTGCCTTTACAATAAACTAATCACTCAGACATACATAACCAAACAATCTTTCACATTCTCTCTTTCATAACTATGGAGCTTCAATACTTGACATCATTATCTTTGAATTTAGTATAACACAAGAACTTTGAATTTTTAAACTTGATTAGGCTTGATATATATTCAAGTGTTTACCATCATCAGAGAGTTTAGAAACCAAACCATGGGAGAACCATGAAACATAAGTGGCCATCATTGGGTGACAAAGATAACTTCAAAGAGATGACTTGATCTTCCAAGCATCTGGCCAAGAACATCAAATATGAGAGCATCTTTGAACAATTGCGATATCTTTAAGAGATAAGGACTTCACTAGATATCGTTGGATATCATGCATTGTCATCATAAAAAACAAACAATTGATTGCAA from Lathyrus oleraceus cultivar Zhongwan6 chromosome 1, CAAS_Psat_ZW6_1.0, whole genome shotgun sequence includes:
- the LOC127115456 gene encoding F-box/kelch-repeat protein At3g23880, producing the protein MGSPAFLPDELIMEIISLLDVKTIQRFRCVRKSWNLFISDQTFIQMHLKKSSRNPHFVLPIPDFPLSSTIFLPVQRLLENHSITVAGDSCLINPILCDVVGSCNGLLCVVCYSATNGVLNLLSTFEFFLWNPATRTMSENLGFFGDYEPVFGPFKFSFGCDCFTGTYKVVLLHTERNEDRKSDDDMWISKVRVFSLGDNCWRFIQGFPLAPLIWSYGVHLSGTVNWLAIRGAFMSMYDGEIFRASVPVKQLEIVSLDLSTETNTQFLLPEGFVELPCVEPYLCVIMDCLCFSHDFNKTEFVIWQMKEFGVQESWTQLFRIEYFNLQMNNPPMEDDFVYLEYMKCDVPLLPLYVSKDGDTLILAHDEIDNAVIYNQRDKRVQRSINSNEICWLSAIDYVESLVSTHWKSGVGVGVGVGVGDGDENEDKGNL